The Natronoarchaeum philippinense genome includes the window CGTCGTCGACCTCGAAGCGGACGCCGTCGCTCGTTTCGCCAGTCGTGATCGACAGCCTCCAGCCGTTCGCGGCCGCAATCTCTGCGGCCAGCGCCGGTCCGAGCCCCGGCGTCGAAGCTGCCGCCGCGTGCTCGGGATCGAGCACGCGTTCGCACTCGTCCTCGGAGAGGCTCGGACTGTCTACACCGACGTAAAATCCGTTGCGATCGTCGAGGCGGCCGACGCACACACTGACAGGCCGATCGGTTTCTGCGTCGACGAACCGGAACAGGGCTACGAGGCAGCGCTCGAAACGATGCCGATCGGTCCGCAGCGTCGGCTCGTCGTGCACTCGAACGGCGACGCCGTCGACGCGGTCGGCGGCGGCGACCGCGGCGTCGGCAAGCGAGACGCGCCGTCGCGGCGTTCCATCGGCCCCCGCGCCAGCGAGTTCCCTGACATCGGCGACAAGACGTGTTGCTGCGTCCAGTTCTTCCCGCGCCGTCGCCCGGTCGTCCGTGACAGCCGTCTGTCCACCTCCGCCGAGCGATCTGTCGGTATCCGCTGCTCGTCGGTCCGGTGCCGATAGCGCGTCTTGAGCGGCCGAGAGACGGTCCTCGATATCGCGTGCGAGCACCGTCGCCACGGTCTCCATGCGCTCGCGCTGGCGCTGGAGCGTCTCGTTCCGCCGGCGGAGGGTCCGC containing:
- a CDS encoding GAF domain-containing protein, encoding MTDRTDRHRGDTNTAGADASEREQLVTALHDISTRLCDADGPEQICATAVETGAELLGLTLTGVWLLDEEYNRLDPVAATADTHEVLGGLPQFAENEGLIWDVFRSGDAELFDDLRDVPGVYNDETPIRSELIVPIGDRGVLMAGALDPGAFDPTDLELASILASNVETALKRTERERTLRRRNETLQRQRERMETVATVLARDIEDRLSAAQDALSAPDRRAADTDRSLGGGGQTAVTDDRATAREELDAATRLVADVRELAGAGADGTPRRRVSLADAAVAAADRVDGVAVRVHDEPTLRTDRHRFERCLVALFRFVDAETDRPVSVCVGRLDDRNGFYVGVDSPSLSEDECERVLDPEHAAAASTPGLGPALAAEIAAANGWRLSITTGETSDGVRFEVDDVTTISQ